GTCGCCGATCAGCCGCCCTCCGGGGCGAATCGCCACGGTGCGTGAGGCGATCACGTCGCCCCGCAGCTCACCCTCGAGCTCGAGATCCGCCACCTCCACGGGGGCCGTCACGCGGCCCTCGGGGCCGACCAGCAGGGCCCCCTCGAGCCGCAGCTCACCGTCGAAGGCGCCGTCGATCCGCAGATCGGACTTGCCGTGGAGGCTCCCGTGAACCACGAGTTCGGGGCCGATGGTGCCGTCCGTGCGTCGGCTGCTCACTCACTTCTCCAGGTCCTGGGCTGCGCCTAGACGCGCGTGGGCCGAGAGCGTATGAGCGGCCGACGTCGCGGTCAACGGCGAGGAGGATGCCCTGACGACGAACGAAGACAGCCGCCCCGTTTCCGGACTCGACGACCTGCTCCGCCCCTTCCACGAGGCGGAGAAGCCGCGATCGCGCTGGAGGGTGGGCACCGAGGCCGAGAAGTTCGGCGTCTACGTCGCGGACGGGAGCCCCGTCCCGTTCGAGGGCGAGCGCGGGATCCAGTCCGTCCTGCTCGAGCTCTGCGACCGCCACGGCTGGTTCGCCGAGCGCGAGCACGAGGGCGGCGAGGTGATCATGCTGCGCCGCGGTGACGCGACGATCACGCTGGAGCCGGGCGCGCAGCTCGAGCTCAGCGGCGCCCCTCTCAGCACCATCCACCAGACCTGCGCGGAGTTCCGCGGCCACATGGCGGAGCTGCGGGACATCTCGGACGAGCTGGGCATCGGCTGGCTGGGGCTGGGCTTTCACCCCTTCGCGCGCCAGGCCGACCTGCCGTGGGTGCCGAAGCTCCGCTACGGCGTGATGAAGCAGTACCTGCCCACGAGGGGCGCCCTGGCCCTCGACATGATGCGCCGCACCTGTACGGTGCAAGCCAACTTTGACTTCCAGGACGAGGCCGACGCCACCCGCAAGACCCGCGTGTCGCTCGCGCTCTCGCCCATCGTGACCGCGATGTTCGCGAACAGCCCCTGGGTCGAGGGGGCTCCGTCGGGCGAGGTGACCCACCGCGGGCGCGTCTGGCTCGAGGTCGATCCCGATCGCTCGGGCCTGCTCCCCTTCGCGTGGGCGGACGACTTCAGCTACCGGAGCTACGTCGAGTGGGCGCTCGACGTGCCCATGTTCCTGATCAAGCGCGGCAGCCAGATCGTGCCGAACACCGACCAGACCTTCCGCGCCTTCATGCGCGACGGCAAGAGCGGCCTCACCGCGACCTACGACGACTGGCTCACGCACCTCAACACGCTCTTCCCCGAGGTCCGGCTCAAGAAGACGCTCGAGGTGCGCGGGGCGGACGGGCAGCCGACCCCGATGGTCTGCGCCCTCCCCGCGCTCGCGAAGGGCTTCCTCTACGACGACGAGGCGCTCGCGGCGGCGGAGACGCTGGTGAGCGGGCTGGACCACGACGGCGTCGAGGCCGCGCGCGCCGGCATCGCGAAGGACGGACTGCGCGCCACGCTCGCGGGCCGCGAGGTCGGGGAGTGGGCCAACGAGCTGCTCGCGATCAGCGAGGCGGGCCTGGAGCGGCTCGGCGCGCTCAACCGTCGCGGCGAGGACGAGCGGATACACCTCTCGAAGCTGAAGGCGCTCATCCAGAACGGGAAGACGCCGGCGGACGCGATGCTCGATGACATCGACGAAGCCGCGCCGCTCCTGCCGCAGGTGCTCGAGAAGGCGCGCGTCTAGCAGGTGGTTGAAGTACCGAGCCCGAAGGATCTCGGAGCGCGACGGCCCGGTTCTCGGTTCGGGGCGACGAGTAAATGCTTCAGCATTTGCGAGGAGGCACGGGCCGAGAGACGGGTCGTCCCGCCCGAGAGACGAGGAGCGAGGTTCTTCAACGGACTGCTAGGCGCGCTGCTCGGCCTCCTGAAACTCAGTCGTCGTCGTCGTCGTCGTCGGAGTCATCGGAGGGCAAATCGAAGCCCTCGTTGACGAGCTCCTTGAGCTCCTTGCCGACCTTGAAGAAGGGCAACCGCTTCGGCGGCACCGGCACCGTCTCACCGGTGCGCGGGTTGCGACCGTCGTAGGCCTTGTACCTGCGCACCGTGAAGCTGCCGAAGCCCCGAATCTCGATGCCTTCCCCCCGCTCGAGCGAGGCGGTCATCGTCTCGAAGATGCAGTTGACCACCTGCTCGGCCCGGCTCTTGGTGATCTTCGACCGCCGCGCCACGGCATCGATCAGCTCGGACTTCGTCATCCAGACCCCTCCTGAACCCGGGCGAGCATATCAAAGCCATTCGCCGGGTCAAAAGCGATTTCGCGCACTTGCGCCCATGCGTCTCCTGGACGCCCGGAGCCGGCCCGGGGCTCGCGGCCGAGCTGTGACCAATACGTGACCATCGCCGTTGAAGTCGCGGCGCGGGTTTGGCTATCGTGCGGCGGATTTCGGGCGCTTCGGGCTGGCGCGGTCGCCGCCGACGGAACCCGAGGGGGAACACGATGGATCCCAATACGAACCTGCAGGACGACGGTCACGACGACCTCCCCGATCTTCCCGGCGACGACGCCTTCGCGGCCGCGGACCTCGGCCCGCCGCTCGGCGACGACGACGCTCTGGCCAAGATGGGCAGCCGCACCCCGATCTGGGGGTGGGCCGTGCTGCTCGTCCTCATCCTCGGCGTCGGCGGCGTCGGCGTCGTCTGGTGGCAGCAGAACGAGGCCTATAACGCGCGCTGGATGGCCTATCAGGACGCGCAGGAGAACGCCTCGGACCGCGAGGACTTCCTCCAGCGCATCCGCGGGATGCTCCCGGACACCAAGTACGAGGACGTCAAGATCCGCATCTTGCAGAAGATGGCGGAGTACGAGGACGCCGAGTCGGTCCCGGTGATCATCGACCAGCTCGACTCCGAGGTCCCGACCGTGGTCACCGCGGCCGCTCGGGCGCTCGCCGCGATCGGCTCGCCGGAGGCGGACCCCGCGAAGCCCCGCCTGCTCGCGGTGCTCCCGAACGCCCCGACCGGCGCCCGCGCGGCCGTCGTCTGGGCGCTGGCGGTGCTCGGTGAGTCGGCCGCGGCCGACGCGATCATCGAGGAGTTCAGCTCGGGCCGCCTCCAGGGCCAGCCCGGCTTCGACCCGCGCGTGATCAGCGACGTGCTCGGCCCGGAGCGGCTCAGCAGCAACGATCTCCTCAACCACGAGGAGACGTCGGTCCGGACCCTCACCGCGGCGGCGCTCGCCGAGACGGGCTCGCCCGACGTGATCGACCCGCTCAGCCGCATGACGGACTTCGAGCTCGGTCGGGAGGAGCCGGACGAGCCGGACGAGAACGTGCTCCGCTCCATCGCGTCCGGCCTCGGCCGGGCCGGCGACCCGCGCGCGGGCGGCCCGCTCTTCCGCATCCTGGAGAACCAGCCGCGCATGCGCACCGCGGTGCTCGAGTCGCTCCGCAAGACGGTCGGCGCCCCCGGCATCGCCGCGCTGCTCGCGGGCGCCGAGGACATCGAGATCCGGCGCGAGCTCGTCGCGATGATCGGCGACAGCCACGATCCGCGCGCGGCCGACACGCTCGCCGAGTACGTCTCGGACGAGGACGAGGAGATCAAGCAGAGCGCGGCCTTCGGGCTCGCCGAGCTGGGCGATGCGCGAGCGGTGCCGGCCCTCATCGAGCTCGCCGAGGGGCTCGACCTGACGGTCGCGCGCGAGGCGCTCTCCAAGCTCCAGCGTCTGGGCGCGGAGAACGCGGCCGACGGCCTCGTCGCGATGCTCGAGAACGAGGAGCGCTACCTCGCGCGCCGCGCGAACATCCTGCGCGCGCTCGGCACGACCGGCGCGACCCACGTCGGCGCCGTGATCGAGCGGCGCCTCGACGGCGACGACGTCGCGAGCGCGGCGGCGGCCCTCGCCGACCTCGACTACGACCCGGCCTACGACCGCCTGCTCCGCATGATCCCGCGCGGCGACACGGACTTCTCGCAGCCCTCGGTGGCGAACGAGGTCCCCTTCATGAACCGCACCGCGGCGGTGCGCGCGCTCGGACGCTACGGCCGCCCGGACGCGGCCGAGGCGCTGATGGAGATCATCGAGGATCCCCTCGACGACCGGCGTCTGCGTCAGGACGCGGGCCTCGCGCTCGGCGCGATCGCGACCCCCGAGGTGCTCGCCCAGGTCCTCGAGAAGCTCCGCGACCCGGAGCTCGACGAGGTCGCCAAGCGCTACTACGTCGGCACGCTCTGGCAGAACCCCTCGCAGGACGTCGCGGCGGATCTGATGGAGCTCGTCGCGAGCGCCGACACTCCGCCCGACGTCAAGCGCGCCGCGTCGCTCGCGGTCGGCTACGCGGCGGATCCCTCGCTCGATCAGCGCGTCGCGCAGATGCTGGCCAACGAGGGCACGCAGCGCGAGGCCGCGTTCATGATCGTGCTCGGCGGCAGCGCCGAGAACGCCCGCGCGCTCCTCGAGGCCCTCGCCGGCAACCCGGAGCTCCAGCAGGTGCTGCTCTTCAGCATCCGCGACGACGAGAGCAACGCCTTCAACCTCATCACGGGCGGCAACTTCGAGTCCGGCCAGGTCTGGCGGCGCCTGCGGGTGGCCCACATCCTCAACCGGGGCGAAGGAGACAACCGCCACGGCTACGTCTGGAACCACCTCATCCAGCGGCTGAAGAGCGGCTGGGACGGCCACGACGGAATGACCCCGCGTCAGATCCGCGAGCGCATCTGGAACGCGCTCCGCGGCGACGACGCGGAGCTGCGCACCCTGGCCGCGCAGGTGCTGGCGTCGATGGACGAGCGCGGCCTCTTGATGGCGGCGCGCGACCAGGGAGGACCCGGATCGGACGAGGCCCGGAACAAGCTCCGCGAGCTCAACAACCCGGAAGCCGCGCAGTAGCGTCGGCGCGTCCGGTTCGACAGGAGGCCCGCTTCGGCGGGCCTTCGTCGTTCCGTCGCCCGCATCCGCCGGCGCTCGGGCCTTCGCGGGTCCGCGCTCGACTCTCGGGGAGCGAGAGCGGGGAGCGGGAGCGGGAACGGCGGCGGGAACGGACTCGGAAGCGGACTCGGAAGCGGACTCGGAAGCGGAGGCGGATGCGGAGGCGGATGCGGACGCGGAAGCGGAGGCGGATGCGGAAGCGGCCGCGGATGCGGATGCGGTGGCGGACTCCAACCGCACCCGAATCCCCTGCGCCCGGGTCGCTCAGCTGCACCCGCCTCCAGCGCCTCTCGAGCAGATTCATCCGCAGAGTTCACGAGCCCAGCGACCCTCTCGTCGCCGACGAACCCGAGCGCGACGAACGCTGCCGCGACCGCCGCCGCACCCGCACTCGCGACCCAGTCCGCGCCCCTTCCGCGACCGAGTCCGCGACCCCTTCCGCGACCGCTCCCGCGCCCGCGACCGAGTCCGCCTCCGCGACCGCATCCGCGACCGAGTCCGCTTCCGCGACCGCTCCCGCGACCGAATCCGCTTCCGCGACCGCATCCGCGACCGAGTCCGCGACCGCCTCGGCTGCCGAGTCCGCGACCGAGTCCGCGACCGAGTCCGCTTCCGCGACCGCTTCCGCGACAGCTCCCGCGACCGAATCCGCATCCGAGTCCGCTTCCGCGACCGCATCCGCGACCGCATCCGCGACCGCATCCGCGACCGAGTCCGCGACCGCTGCAGTGACCGCCGCGACCGCCTCGGCTGCCGAGTCCGCGATTGCCTCGGCTGCCGAGTCCGCGATTGCTGCCGCGTCTGCGTCGTGACCGTTTCGCGCCGCGTTCGTTGCCGGCCTCGCCCCTCGCCGAGGGCTGGCCGGCGATCCCGCGCCACCCATCCGAGGCGGCGTGGTCCCGCGCGCCTTCCCCGTGGCTTCGCTTTGCGCCACCCTCGTCCGCGATGACCGACCGCCCGAAGCGAACGATCGACACGCAGGCCGTGCACGCGGGGGAGCCGCGCTCCTATCCCTACGACGCGCTGGCCGCGCCCATCGCGCAGACCGCCACCTACACCTTCGCCAACACCCAGGAGCTGCACGACTTCTTTCAGGGCAAGACGGAGCGCGAGGAGTACGGGCGCTACGGCAACCCCACCGTGCGGCTCGTCGAGGAGAAGGTCGCCGCGCTCGAGGGGGCCGAGGACGCGGTGGCGTTCGCGAGCGGCATGGCCGCAGTCACCACGACCATCCTCGCGCTCGTGAAGTCGGGCTCGCACGTGATCCTCTTCAGCGACTGCTACCGCCGCACGCGGCAGTTCGTGAAGGTCGTGCTCGGGCGCTTCGGGGTCGAGCACACGCTCGTGCCGCCCGCGGATCTCGACGCGCTGAAGGCCGCCATTCGCCCCGAGACGCGACTCATCGTCAGCGAGGCGCCGACCAACCCGTTCAACACTGTGCTCGATCTGCCGAAGCTCGCCGCCATCGCGAAGGAGCACCGGGTCAAGACGATGATCGACAGCACCTTCGCCACGCCCGTGAACCTGCGGCCCTTCGAGCACGGGATCGACCTCGTCGTGCACTCGGGCACGAAGTACCTCGGCGGGCACAACGACGTGCTCGCGGGCGTCGTGGCCGGCAAGCACGGCTTCGTCTCGCTCATCCGTGATCTGCGTCACGTGCTCGGCGCGGTGATGGACCCGCACGCCGCCTACCTCGTGCACCGCGGGCTCAAGACCCTCGCGGTGCGCGTGGCGCGCCAGAACCAGAACGCCCAGGCGCTGGCCGAGGCGCTCGAGGGGCACCCCAAGGTCAAGCAGGTCTGGTATCCGGGCCTCGCGAGCCATCCCCAGCACGGCATCGCCAAGCAGCTCATGGCGCCGGGCTATGGCGGCGTCGTGACCTTCGCCCTCGACGCCACGCTCGAGCAGGGCTCGAAGTTCGTCGACGCGCTCGAGATCCCGCGCATCGCGCCGAGCCTCGGCGGCGTGGAGAGCCTCGTCGAGCAGCCGGCGCTGATGAGCTACTACGAGCTGTCGACCGAGCAGCGCCTCGAGATCGGCATCCCGGACGAGCTGATCCGCTACGCGGTCGGGCTCGAGGACGCGGACGAGCTGATCGCGGACGTCCTGCGCGCCCTGGAGCAGATCGCATGAGCGACGTCAGCGACGAGGACCTCGACGCGCTGACCGCGCGCATCCGCGACCATCGACGCCGCCAGCGCAACGCCAAGCTCGTGGGCGTCGCGGCGGCCTTCGCCGGCCTCGTGCTCGCCCTCGTCGTGATGTTCACCATGCAGTCCATGGACATGCGGCACCTCGGCCGGCGCGCCTTCTGGCTCGTCGCCGCCCTCGGCGCCTTCGCGGGCGCCGCCCTCTACGGCAAGCTCGACCCCAAGGAAGACATCTCCGACCTCGAGTGAGCCGCCGCGCTCAGCCGCCGCCTTCGCCGCCCGAGGTCTGCGCCTCTGCCATGCCCTGCCAGAGGTAGATACGGAAACCTCGCTGTCGCGGTAGATGCGACGCTCGCCAGAGACGTCCCTGGAGACGCGGACCGAGGCAGACGCCGCCGGGGCACGCGGAGGCCGACACAGCGTGCGCCGAGACGGGCGGAGGCAGACGCCGCGGGCGACTCCGACCGAAGCCGAAGCCACCCTCGCCTCGCTCAGCGCCGACGCCGACAGAGCGTGCGCCGAGGTGGGCGGAGGCAGACGCCGCGGAGCAACTCCGACCAGAGAGACGGATCCACCCTCGCCTCGCTCAGCGCGGAGGCCGACACAGCGTGCGCCGAGGCGGGCGGAGGCAGACGCCGCGGGGTGACTCCGACCGGAGCCGGAGCCCCCCTCGCCGCTCAGCGCGGAGGCCGACACAGCGTGCGCCGAGGCGGGCGGAGGCAGACGCCGCGGGGTGACTCCGACCGGGCCGGAGCCCCCCTCGCCGCTCAGCGCGGAGGCCGACAGAGCGTGCGCCGAGGTGGGCGGAGGCAGACGCCGCGGGGTGACTCGGAGCCGGAGCCACCCTCGCTTCGCTCAGCGCGGAGGCGGACAGAGCGCGCGCCGAGGCGGGCGGAGGCAGACGCCGCGGGGTGACTCCGACCGAAGCCGGAGCCACCCTCGCCTCGCTCACCCGCGATGCATCAGCTTCCACATCGTCGCGCGCGCCTTGTCCGCCCAGTCCGCGGGCCCCTCCACCGCCTCATCGCTCACGTACCCGAGCGCTGCGGCCGCGAGCAGCCAGACCCGCGCCTCGCCCGCCGACCCATAAGCCGTGCCGAACCGCTCGCGCTCGTGCCCGCCGACCCGCTTCTCGCCCTCGGCCAAGTTGCCGACCACGCTCGCCGCGCTGTCCCGCATCTGCCGAGCCAGGTTCTTGTCGTGCTTCGCGACCTGTTCCCAGATCGGCTTCACGGAGCGCAGCCAAACGATCGCTTCTTCGGTGATCCGGAGCATCTCGCTCCTCCATCGGAGACAACCCGGGTGTCGACCTGACACCCATCGTCCTCACCCCGCCCGCCGCAGGACGCGGGTGGGCTAGTCAAGGACGAGGGCCCGTAGGGCCCGAAGCCAGCCGCAGGCTGGGGCCGCAGGCCTCCTTTACTCGCCCTCCCGCGTCCGGCACCGTCGATGGCGGAGGACGAGTGCCATCCACCTTGCTGATGTCGAGCGGAGCGAGACAGCCGGCGACCGAGGGCGAGCAGGGTAGCGGAGGCGGAGGCAGCGGAGGCGGCAGCGGTCGCAGAGGCGGAGTCGGCGGCGGAGTCGGCAGCGGACGCGGAGGCGGCAGCGGAAGCGGGCGCGGAAGCGGGCGCGGAAGCGGGCGCGGAAGCGGGCGCGGAAGCGGAGACGAGCGCGGAGGCGGGCGCGGAAGCGGGCGCGGAGGCGGGCGCGGAAGCGGGCGCGGAGGCGGGCGCGGAAGCGGGCGCGGAAGCGGGCGCGGAGGCGGACGCGGAGGCGGGCGCGGAAGCGGTCGCGGAGGCGGACGCGGAGGCGGGCGCGGACGCGGAGGCGGACGCGGAGGCGGGCGCGGAGGCGGGCGCGGAAGCGGTCGGAGGCGGGCGCGGAAGCGGAGGCGGAAGCGGGTGCGGCGGCGGAAGCCGGTGCGGCAGCGGAAGCGGTCGCGGAAGCCGGTGCGGCAGCGGTCGCGGGTGCGGCAGCGGACGCGGAATCGGAGGCGGACGCGGAGTCGGCAGCGGAGTCAGCGGACACGGGCGCCGGCGCGGAGAAGGAAGCGGGACAGGAACCGACAGCCACGACAATCACGGCCACTAGCTCTGCGCCCCCGCCCTCTCCCAATCGAGACTTCTCCGCCGCCCCGAGAACAGTCCCCCTGCGCGCGCAACGGCCCCACCCCCCGAAAAGACAACCAGTTTGTCTCCCGCCCCGCGAAAACCGACAAAATGACAAACATTTAGTGACGAAAACCGGCAGACCGACAAAATGACAAACATTTAGTCATTTTTTCGGAGCGCGCCGTTTGAATCACTGAAGATCAGTCTTCAAATCGCGTCCACGCGATTCGAACACTGAGGATCAGTGTTCGAAACGGGCCAGCGCGATCCAGATGCAAAAAGGGAGAGCCTCTCTCGAGTGCTCTCCCTCTCTTCGCTCGGTGGCCGCCTCAGCTCAGTGGTGGCCCGCTTCGCGGGTGATCCCTGGGTGGGACGGGTCGCCCGGCTCGTGGCGCGGGTTCTCGGTCACGTAGGTCCCGTCCTGGCCCGGGATGCTCATCAGCACTTCCTTGTCGAAGATGAAGTGCTCGCGCTCGGTCGACGCCGGGACGTGGACTCCGGTGTCCATGCGGATGGCGTCGCAGGGGCACGCCTCGACGCAGTAGCCGCAGAAGATGCAGCGCAGCTCGTCGATGACGAAGACCTTCGGGTAGCGCTCGTAGCCGTAGCGGGCGTCGCCCGGCTCGTACTCGGCCGGCTCGATGTAGATGCACTGCGCCGGGCAGGCGGTGCTGCAGCACAGACACGCCACGCAGCGGGGGCTGCCGTCGGTGCGATGCGTCAGGCGGTGCACGCCGCGGAAACGCTCCGGGTACTCGCGGACCTCGTCCGGGTACCGGACGGTCGCGATGACCTTGTTCTCTTCCTTCGAGAACGTGTTCTTGAAGAAGCGGCTGATGGTCAGCCCCAACCCCTTCACCGCCTCGGCCACGTAGGCCTGGTCGCCGAGGGAACGCTTGGGCTTGTCGATCTTGTAGGCCATGGGTCTCTCAGCCTCCCTGGATCATCAGGATCACCACGCCGGTGATCAGGATGTTCGCCAGCGAGAGCGGCAGGATGATCTTCCAGCAGAGCTGCATGATCTGGTCGTAGCGGAAGCGCGGCAGGGTCCAGCGGACCTGCAGGAAGAGGAACACGAAGATGAACGTCTTCAGCAGGAACGAGCCGACGCCGATCAGCACCACCACGACGTGGGGGAGCTGGATGTCGTAGCCGATCACCTCCGCGAAGTGGAAGCCGTCGGAGTGCAGGAAGGGCACGTCGTAGCCGCCGAAGAAGAGCACCGCGATGAGCGAGCCGCTCACGATGTGCTCCAGGAACTCGCCGGTCATGAACATGCCGAACTTGAACCCCGAGTACTCGAGGAAGTAGCCGGCGACGATCTCCGACTCACCCTCGGGCGCGTCGAAGGGGACGCGCTTCATCTCCGCGATGGCCGCGAAGAAGAAGAGGATGAAGCCGAGCGGCTGGATGAACACGCCCCAGACGTGGTCGACCTGCCACTGCACCATGCCGTCGAGCAGCAGGGTGCCGTAGACCATGAAGCAGCCGACGAGGGTCAGGCCGAGGGTGACCTCGTAGCTGACCATCTGGCTCGCGGCGCGGAGGCCGCCGAGGAGCGAGTACTTGTTGTCGGACGAGTAGCCCGCGATGGCCGCGCCGACGATGCCGGTGCCCGCGATGGCGAAGATGTAGAGGATGCCGACGTTCAGGTTCGCGACCTGGAGCGGGATGGTGGTGCCCATCACCGTGCCCTGCGCGATCATCTCGGGCGACACGACGCCGAAGATGTGCAGCAGCGGGTCGCCCTCGGGGCCCCAGTAGAGGTCCGGGCCGAAGGGGATGACGGCGTAGGTCGCGAGCGCGGGGATCAGCGCGATGATCGGCGCGATGTGGAAGAGGAACTTGTCCGCGTTCGGCGGCACGAAGTCTTCCTTCCAGAACATCTTGATCGAGTCGACGGCCGGGTGGATCAGGCCGAACACGGTCAGCATGTTCCGCTTGTCCACGCTGTGCTTCACCACCCAGCTCATCGGGTAGTGGATGGCCGCGACGACGAGCGCCACGAACGCCATCCAGAAGTACGTGTTGGCGCTCATGCCGCTCTCGGTCACCGGGCGCGAGCCCGCGAGGACCAGGAAGTACATCCCGCCGATGAAGGCGAGCGCCGCGAAGCCGAGCGAGGCGAAGCTCACCGCCTTGGCGCCCCACGCCATCGGGCCGCGGATGAACTCGGCCAGCGCCGCGGGGAGCGGGATGCCGGCGCGGACGGGACCGACGCGGTCCTGGATCATCGAGCTCTGCCGGCGCTCCGCCCAGACGAGCAGCGGCGCGACGCCGAGCAGGAGCGCCAGGACGAAGCCGATCTTCGCGAGGGTCGAGACGAGGAGGAGAATCATCGGTCCTGTTCCTCAGCTGGCGGGAGCCGCCGGTGCGCTGGACGCCCCCGCCGCGCTGGGCAGCTTCGCGGGCATGTCCCTGCGGACGTCGTTGAGGCGCGCGATGTCGACCGTCCAGCCGAGGTGCGCGCCGATCTCGATGAGGGTCTCCCACGCGGTCTTGATGCCGCCCGGGGCCCGGATGGCCTTCTTGAACTGCTGCGCGATGCCCTTCGCGTTGACGAAGGTGCCGCTCATCTCCGCGTCGCACGCCACCGGCACCACCACGCTGGCCGCGCTCGTGAGCGCCCCCGCGTTGCTGGTGAGGTTCACGTGCGCCGCGCCGCCCACGCCCTCGAGGTTGGCAAGCGGGGCCAGCTCCGCCTCGTTGAGCGTCGTCGACGGGCCGAGCGAGAGCACCGCGGTGACCACGCCGGACTCGACGTCCTTGACGAGGTCCTCCATCGACTTCGCCTTGCCGCCCGCGACGGCGAGCGCGCCGGCCCGGTTCGGGTTGTGGTCGCGGTGACGCAGGATGTCGTCGCCCTTCCAGTCCGGCCGGGCCGTCAGGTAGACGTGGTCGGTGCCGAAGTGCTCCTTGGCGAGCTTGTGGAGCACGTAGTTGTCCTCGCTCGC
This Sandaracinaceae bacterium DNA region includes the following protein-coding sequences:
- a CDS encoding polymer-forming cytoskeletal protein, with the protein product MSSRRTDGTIGPELVVHGSLHGKSDLRIDGAFDGELRLEGALLVGPEGRVTAPVEVADLELEGELRGDVIASRTVAIRPGGRLIGDVRARRIAVDDGGALEGGIEMDFDLPGEEA
- a CDS encoding glutamate--cysteine ligase, which codes for MTTNEDSRPVSGLDDLLRPFHEAEKPRSRWRVGTEAEKFGVYVADGSPVPFEGERGIQSVLLELCDRHGWFAEREHEGGEVIMLRRGDATITLEPGAQLELSGAPLSTIHQTCAEFRGHMAELRDISDELGIGWLGLGFHPFARQADLPWVPKLRYGVMKQYLPTRGALALDMMRRTCTVQANFDFQDEADATRKTRVSLALSPIVTAMFANSPWVEGAPSGEVTHRGRVWLEVDPDRSGLLPFAWADDFSYRSYVEWALDVPMFLIKRGSQIVPNTDQTFRAFMRDGKSGLTATYDDWLTHLNTLFPEVRLKKTLEVRGADGQPTPMVCALPALAKGFLYDDEALAAAETLVSGLDHDGVEAARAGIAKDGLRATLAGREVGEWANELLAISEAGLERLGALNRRGEDERIHLSKLKALIQNGKTPADAMLDDIDEAAPLLPQVLEKARV
- a CDS encoding HU family DNA-binding protein, which encodes MTKSELIDAVARRSKITKSRAEQVVNCIFETMTASLERGEGIEIRGFGSFTVRRYKAYDGRNPRTGETVPVPPKRLPFFKVGKELKELVNEGFDLPSDDSDDDDDDD
- a CDS encoding HEAT repeat domain-containing protein; translated protein: MDPNTNLQDDGHDDLPDLPGDDAFAAADLGPPLGDDDALAKMGSRTPIWGWAVLLVLILGVGGVGVVWWQQNEAYNARWMAYQDAQENASDREDFLQRIRGMLPDTKYEDVKIRILQKMAEYEDAESVPVIIDQLDSEVPTVVTAAARALAAIGSPEADPAKPRLLAVLPNAPTGARAAVVWALAVLGESAAADAIIEEFSSGRLQGQPGFDPRVISDVLGPERLSSNDLLNHEETSVRTLTAAALAETGSPDVIDPLSRMTDFELGREEPDEPDENVLRSIASGLGRAGDPRAGGPLFRILENQPRMRTAVLESLRKTVGAPGIAALLAGAEDIEIRRELVAMIGDSHDPRAADTLAEYVSDEDEEIKQSAAFGLAELGDARAVPALIELAEGLDLTVAREALSKLQRLGAENAADGLVAMLENEERYLARRANILRALGTTGATHVGAVIERRLDGDDVASAAAALADLDYDPAYDRLLRMIPRGDTDFSQPSVANEVPFMNRTAAVRALGRYGRPDAAEALMEIIEDPLDDRRLRQDAGLALGAIATPEVLAQVLEKLRDPELDEVAKRYYVGTLWQNPSQDVAADLMELVASADTPPDVKRAASLAVGYAADPSLDQRVAQMLANEGTQREAAFMIVLGGSAENARALLEALAGNPELQQVLLFSIRDDESNAFNLITGGNFESGQVWRRLRVAHILNRGEGDNRHGYVWNHLIQRLKSGWDGHDGMTPRQIRERIWNALRGDDAELRTLAAQVLASMDERGLLMAARDQGGPGSDEARNKLRELNNPEAAQ
- a CDS encoding aminotransferase class I/II-fold pyridoxal phosphate-dependent enzyme, with the translated sequence MTDRPKRTIDTQAVHAGEPRSYPYDALAAPIAQTATYTFANTQELHDFFQGKTEREEYGRYGNPTVRLVEEKVAALEGAEDAVAFASGMAAVTTTILALVKSGSHVILFSDCYRRTRQFVKVVLGRFGVEHTLVPPADLDALKAAIRPETRLIVSEAPTNPFNTVLDLPKLAAIAKEHRVKTMIDSTFATPVNLRPFEHGIDLVVHSGTKYLGGHNDVLAGVVAGKHGFVSLIRDLRHVLGAVMDPHAAYLVHRGLKTLAVRVARQNQNAQALAEALEGHPKVKQVWYPGLASHPQHGIAKQLMAPGYGGVVTFALDATLEQGSKFVDALEIPRIAPSLGGVESLVEQPALMSYYELSTEQRLEIGIPDELIRYAVGLEDADELIADVLRALEQIA
- a CDS encoding four helix bundle protein encodes the protein MLRITEEAIVWLRSVKPIWEQVAKHDKNLARQMRDSAASVVGNLAEGEKRVGGHERERFGTAYGSAGEARVWLLAAAALGYVSDEAVEGPADWADKARATMWKLMHRG
- a CDS encoding NADH-quinone oxidoreductase subunit I — its product is MAYKIDKPKRSLGDQAYVAEAVKGLGLTISRFFKNTFSKEENKVIATVRYPDEVREYPERFRGVHRLTHRTDGSPRCVACLCCSTACPAQCIYIEPAEYEPGDARYGYERYPKVFVIDELRCIFCGYCVEACPCDAIRMDTGVHVPASTEREHFIFDKEVLMSIPGQDGTYVTENPRHEPGDPSHPGITREAGHH
- a CDS encoding complex I subunit 1 family protein — translated: MILLLVSTLAKIGFVLALLLGVAPLLVWAERRQSSMIQDRVGPVRAGIPLPAALAEFIRGPMAWGAKAVSFASLGFAALAFIGGMYFLVLAGSRPVTESGMSANTYFWMAFVALVVAAIHYPMSWVVKHSVDKRNMLTVFGLIHPAVDSIKMFWKEDFVPPNADKFLFHIAPIIALIPALATYAVIPFGPDLYWGPEGDPLLHIFGVVSPEMIAQGTVMGTTIPLQVANLNVGILYIFAIAGTGIVGAAIAGYSSDNKYSLLGGLRAASQMVSYEVTLGLTLVGCFMVYGTLLLDGMVQWQVDHVWGVFIQPLGFILFFFAAIAEMKRVPFDAPEGESEIVAGYFLEYSGFKFGMFMTGEFLEHIVSGSLIAVLFFGGYDVPFLHSDGFHFAEVIGYDIQLPHVVVVLIGVGSFLLKTFIFVFLFLQVRWTLPRFRYDQIMQLCWKIILPLSLANILITGVVILMIQGG